A window of the Rhodopirellula bahusiensis genome harbors these coding sequences:
- a CDS encoding DUF5060 domain-containing protein, with protein sequence MRLPAFALHLLLASCVVIGHSFVHADEASPQTPRQWEVTELRFQVDTLADNPVDTPFSATFSNEVGQTLKVPGFYDGDQTYCIRFTPSAAGKWTYQTASPNTELNAQTGTLNVAASADERRGGIELDPDNDRQFQFQNRNRYYPIAFECDWLFALDAENAGDIPKTRQFVDTLAENGFNQVVLNVFAYDVKWAKDDRLDSKYEYGSPNVYPFAGDNESPDHSKLNIEYFQRLDRVIEYLDQKGIAAHLMVYVWNKRVNWPEANSEADNRYFDYVVRRYQAYPNLIWDISKEALGYGHNDVNYIHGRIERLRELDAYQRLITVHDYGYCRRFADKIDFVSVQLWQSELYHVMREVCKNIPGKPILNIEHGGYEKGPYVVFNGNYTSPEVCLERAYQCVFAGTFPTHYWQGAAWNVIVPDITQLEPEDRPRLDYYRHLQTLVEKYDLGNLIAGDKRSNAGFCLHNDNGQILYYVPKENDFLGLRLPSEVRGQTMNLTWFNPFDGTSSETTQQKIEQWPAVKVPGGDGFRILILNHPVASD encoded by the coding sequence ATGCGTTTGCCAGCTTTCGCACTCCACCTGCTTCTCGCCAGTTGCGTCGTGATCGGCCATTCCTTCGTTCATGCCGACGAAGCGTCTCCCCAAACACCGAGGCAGTGGGAGGTCACCGAGCTTCGTTTCCAAGTCGACACGCTGGCAGACAATCCCGTCGACACACCGTTCTCAGCAACCTTCTCAAACGAAGTCGGCCAAACACTGAAAGTCCCCGGCTTCTACGACGGCGACCAAACCTATTGCATCCGCTTCACGCCGTCCGCAGCAGGCAAGTGGACCTACCAAACGGCTTCACCCAACACCGAGCTCAACGCTCAAACCGGCACGCTGAATGTAGCCGCCTCAGCCGACGAACGTCGTGGCGGAATCGAGCTCGATCCGGACAACGACCGCCAGTTCCAATTTCAAAACAGAAACCGCTATTACCCGATCGCGTTTGAATGCGATTGGCTGTTTGCACTCGACGCTGAAAACGCGGGCGACATCCCCAAGACGCGGCAGTTCGTCGACACGCTGGCCGAAAACGGATTCAACCAAGTCGTCCTGAACGTGTTTGCTTACGACGTCAAATGGGCCAAGGACGATCGTCTGGATTCCAAGTACGAATACGGCAGCCCCAACGTCTATCCGTTTGCGGGCGACAACGAATCACCTGATCATTCGAAGCTCAACATCGAGTACTTCCAACGACTCGACCGAGTGATCGAATACCTCGATCAAAAGGGCATCGCCGCTCACCTGATGGTCTACGTCTGGAACAAACGTGTGAACTGGCCAGAAGCCAACTCCGAGGCCGACAACCGCTATTTCGATTACGTCGTCCGCCGCTACCAAGCCTATCCCAACCTGATTTGGGACATCTCCAAAGAAGCTCTCGGATACGGGCACAACGACGTCAACTACATCCACGGACGGATCGAACGCCTGCGTGAGTTGGATGCCTACCAACGTTTGATCACCGTGCATGACTACGGCTACTGCCGACGCTTCGCCGACAAAATTGATTTTGTCTCCGTTCAGCTTTGGCAATCCGAGCTCTACCACGTGATGCGAGAAGTCTGCAAAAACATCCCTGGCAAACCGATCCTCAACATCGAACACGGCGGCTACGAAAAAGGCCCCTACGTCGTCTTCAACGGCAACTACACATCACCGGAAGTCTGCCTCGAACGAGCCTACCAGTGCGTCTTCGCAGGCACGTTCCCTACTCATTACTGGCAAGGCGCCGCGTGGAACGTCATCGTTCCCGACATCACCCAACTCGAACCCGAAGATCGCCCGCGATTGGACTACTACCGCCACCTGCAAACTCTGGTCGAAAAGTACGACCTTGGCAATTTGATCGCCGGTGACAAACGCAGCAACGCTGGCTTCTGCCTCCACAACGACAACGGGCAAATTCTCTATTACGTCCCCAAAGAAAATGACTTCTTGGGACTGCGACTGCCCAGCGAAGTCCGCGGGCAAACGATGAACTTGACCTGGTTCAATCCCTTCGACGGCACGTCCAGCGAAACGACCCAGCAGAAGATCGAACAATGGCCGGCGGTGAAAGTCCCTGGCGGAGATGGTTTCCGAATCTTGATCCTGAACCATCCCGTTGCCAGCGATTGA
- the acuI gene encoding acrylyl-CoA reductase (NADPH), whose amino-acid sequence MRGVLVTKNDKDISATLQDIEEQQLPEGNVTVRVHWSSFNYKDVLAITGKMPVIRSYPMVPGIDLAGVVESSDVDRYQVGQEVLVTGYGIGEAHWGGYAELARVPGDWLVPLPEGLTMRQSMAIGTAGFTAMLCVMALERGGVTPDQGPILVTGAGGGVGSVAIGLLSKLGYEVAAVSGRPEAADYLKELGASEVLPRSEFSQPGKPLGKERWAGAVDVVGSHTLANICASTKYDGIVTACGLAGGMEFPATVAPFILRGVTLVGIDSVQCKQPRRSEAWQRLVEDLDLAKLETMTNEIQLDDVIETAKNWGQSDHRGRVVVAVQS is encoded by the coding sequence ATGCGAGGCGTCTTGGTCACGAAGAACGACAAGGATATCAGCGCGACGTTGCAAGACATTGAGGAGCAACAATTGCCCGAGGGCAATGTGACCGTGCGAGTGCACTGGTCCAGCTTCAACTACAAAGACGTGTTGGCGATCACAGGAAAGATGCCGGTGATTCGTTCGTACCCCATGGTGCCCGGAATCGATTTGGCTGGCGTCGTCGAATCCAGCGACGTCGATCGCTATCAAGTCGGCCAAGAGGTTTTGGTGACGGGCTACGGAATTGGCGAAGCCCACTGGGGCGGGTACGCCGAACTGGCTCGTGTGCCGGGCGATTGGTTGGTGCCGCTTCCAGAAGGATTGACGATGCGTCAATCGATGGCGATCGGGACGGCTGGCTTCACCGCGATGCTGTGCGTGATGGCATTGGAACGTGGCGGTGTCACGCCCGACCAAGGGCCGATCTTGGTGACCGGTGCTGGCGGGGGTGTTGGCAGCGTCGCGATTGGGTTGCTGTCGAAACTGGGGTATGAAGTCGCGGCGGTTTCAGGGCGTCCAGAAGCGGCGGACTACTTGAAAGAACTTGGTGCGAGCGAAGTGCTGCCACGGTCCGAGTTTTCGCAGCCCGGCAAACCGCTGGGCAAAGAACGTTGGGCGGGCGCGGTGGATGTCGTCGGCAGTCACACGCTGGCGAACATCTGTGCATCGACGAAGTACGACGGCATCGTGACGGCGTGTGGGTTGGCCGGTGGCATGGAATTTCCCGCGACGGTGGCTCCATTCATTCTGCGAGGCGTGACGTTGGTCGGCATCGACAGTGTCCAGTGCAAGCAACCTCGACGCTCGGAAGCTTGGCAGCGTTTGGTGGAAGATTTGGACCTGGCGAAATTGGAAACCATGACCAACGAGATCCAACTCGACGACGTGATTGAGACCGCGAAAAATTGGGGCCAGAGCGATCACCGCGGACGTGTGGTGGTGGCGGTTCAAAGTTAG
- the gluQRS gene encoding tRNA glutamyl-Q(34) synthetase GluQRS, with protein MSSAVCRLAPSPTGAQHLGNARTFLIAYWSARSQNARLILRIEDIDSPRIKPWATEQAITDLRWLGMDWDGDPIIQTERSPLYDQAREQLLRAGRVYPCSCTRRDIEAAASAPHESTASGWTPDAPVYPGTCAGWKNGDPLPEDKPFCFRFRMQATPDGFFDRVHGEVTCDPIRDIGDFPITRKAETAADCLAAYQLAVVIDDIDAGVTEVVRGDDLILSTFRQLQLYEALGHSPPSHAHVPLVTGTDGRRLAKRHGDTRLSHFREQGMTPETIVRWAAKTSGLCPDSDDSLKDMTLDQIHQKLIGQFDWVRIHRQPTIVDDFGSSEA; from the coding sequence ATGTCCAGTGCCGTTTGCCGATTGGCACCTTCGCCAACGGGAGCCCAGCACCTCGGCAACGCGAGAACATTCCTGATCGCGTACTGGAGTGCTCGCTCCCAAAACGCGCGTTTGATTCTGCGGATCGAAGACATCGATTCGCCACGCATCAAACCGTGGGCCACCGAACAAGCCATCACGGACCTGAGATGGCTCGGCATGGATTGGGACGGCGACCCGATCATCCAAACCGAACGCTCGCCGCTGTACGACCAAGCCCGCGAACAATTGCTCCGCGCCGGTCGCGTCTACCCATGCAGTTGCACGCGTCGCGACATCGAAGCCGCCGCATCAGCCCCGCATGAAAGCACCGCCTCGGGATGGACGCCCGATGCACCGGTCTATCCCGGCACCTGTGCGGGCTGGAAAAACGGCGACCCGTTGCCGGAAGACAAACCGTTCTGTTTTCGCTTTCGAATGCAAGCGACGCCCGATGGTTTTTTTGATCGAGTCCACGGCGAAGTCACTTGCGATCCCATTCGAGACATCGGCGATTTTCCCATCACGAGAAAAGCCGAAACAGCCGCAGACTGCTTGGCGGCGTATCAACTCGCGGTCGTCATCGATGACATCGACGCGGGAGTCACGGAAGTCGTCCGCGGCGACGACTTGATCCTCAGCACTTTTCGGCAACTTCAACTCTACGAAGCATTGGGGCATTCCCCACCCAGCCACGCACACGTGCCGCTGGTCACCGGCACCGACGGTCGCCGGCTCGCCAAACGTCACGGCGACACACGCCTGTCACATTTTCGCGAACAAGGCATGACGCCTGAAACGATCGTCCGCTGGGCCGCGAAAACATCGGGACTTTGCCCCGATTCGGATGACTCGCTGAAAGACATGACGCTCGATCAAATCCACCAAAAACTGATCGGTCAATTCGACTGGGTTCGCATCCATCGCCAACCAACCATCGTCGATGACTTCGGGTCCTCCGAGGCCTGA
- the asnS gene encoding asparagine--tRNA ligase, which produces MIAPMDWTTIDACRTSTELPRPVEIRGWIRTRRDSKGGFSFLEVNDGTSLGNLQVVAPAELENYAEEIQKLTAGCSVVVQGELVESPAKGQATELHANSVRVIGRCDGETYPLQKKRHSFEKLREWSHLRARTNTLGAVMRVRNRISQSIHRFFDDEGFNYLHTPIITASDCEGAGEMFRVTTLNLEKLAGSNRPFDTKQDFFQKPTHLTVSGQLEAETYATALSRVYTFGPTFRAENSNTSRHLAEFWMVEPEAAFYDLHDNMQLAERFLKRVFSDCLSHCGEDMEFFNERIEKGKIDQLKSVIEKPFEHMTYTDAVERLLACDEKFEYPVEWGTDLQAEHERYLTSVVGGPVILTDYPSSIKPFYMRVSDDGKTVAAMDVLVPGVGEIIGGSQREERLDVLQRRMAEGGLDESEYWWYVDLRRYGTVPHAGFGLGLERAVQYVTGMANIRDVIPFPRTPGNAEF; this is translated from the coding sequence ATGATTGCTCCCATGGACTGGACCACGATTGACGCCTGCCGCACCAGCACTGAGTTGCCTCGCCCAGTCGAAATTCGCGGGTGGATTCGAACACGACGTGACAGCAAAGGCGGCTTCAGCTTCTTGGAAGTCAACGACGGCACTTCGCTGGGCAACCTGCAAGTCGTCGCCCCGGCCGAGCTGGAAAACTATGCCGAAGAAATTCAAAAATTGACGGCCGGATGCAGCGTCGTCGTCCAAGGCGAACTAGTCGAGTCCCCCGCCAAAGGCCAGGCCACTGAACTGCACGCCAACTCCGTTCGCGTCATCGGCAGGTGCGATGGAGAAACCTACCCGCTGCAAAAGAAACGGCACTCGTTCGAAAAACTTCGCGAATGGTCGCACCTGCGAGCCCGAACCAACACCCTCGGCGCGGTGATGCGAGTTCGCAACCGGATCAGCCAATCGATCCACCGCTTCTTCGACGACGAAGGCTTCAACTACCTGCACACGCCGATCATCACAGCCAGCGACTGCGAAGGCGCCGGCGAAATGTTCCGCGTCACGACACTGAACCTGGAAAAACTGGCTGGTTCGAATCGCCCCTTCGACACCAAACAGGATTTCTTTCAAAAGCCAACCCATCTGACGGTCAGCGGGCAATTGGAAGCGGAAACCTACGCGACGGCGTTGTCTCGCGTGTACACCTTTGGCCCCACCTTCCGCGCCGAAAACAGCAACACGTCGCGGCACCTGGCCGAATTCTGGATGGTCGAACCCGAAGCCGCCTTCTACGACCTCCACGACAACATGCAATTGGCGGAAAGATTCCTCAAACGAGTCTTCTCGGATTGCCTCTCGCATTGCGGCGAAGACATGGAGTTCTTCAACGAGCGCATCGAAAAAGGAAAAATCGACCAACTCAAATCGGTGATCGAAAAACCATTCGAACACATGACCTACACCGATGCGGTCGAGCGTTTGCTTGCTTGCGATGAAAAGTTCGAGTACCCGGTCGAGTGGGGCACGGACCTCCAAGCCGAACACGAACGGTATTTGACCAGCGTCGTCGGGGGCCCAGTCATCCTGACGGACTACCCGTCCTCGATCAAACCGTTCTACATGCGAGTCAGCGACGATGGCAAAACCGTCGCCGCGATGGACGTTTTGGTTCCCGGTGTCGGCGAAATCATCGGTGGTTCGCAACGTGAAGAACGTCTTGATGTGCTGCAACGCCGCATGGCCGAAGGCGGCTTGGACGAATCGGAATACTGGTGGTACGTCGACCTGCGTCGCTACGGCACCGTGCCCCACGCGGGATTCGGCTTGGGATTGGAACGAGCCGTCCAGTACGTCACCGGCATGGCCAATATTCGCGACGTGATCCCGTTCCCACGCACGCCGGGCAACGCCGAATTTTGA
- the acs gene encoding acetate--CoA ligase: protein MPTASASESSSNQPESSNASGSIDHVLVEDRLFHPSAEFTAKAVISTEEQYEKLATAARENPDEFWRAEALEHLHWFEPFDTVCDWQPPHAKWFVGGKTNASYNCVDAHVAAGRGDRTAIIWEGEPVEDGKPRDQRTLTFAELQTEVAKCAEGLTQLGIGVGDVVSIYMPMTPELAIAMLACARIGAVHSVIFAGFSAASIAERNNDASAKLMITSDGLYRRGKILPLKETVNEALENSSTVEHCLVLRRTGEEVPMQEGRDVWWHDVVDSQPGEMAAKPLDSETPLFILYTSGSTGKPKGILHTTAGYNLWAKRTFQWVFDHREDDVYWCTADCGWITGHSYIVYGPLSAGATCLMYEGAPNFPAEDRFWDIVERHKVNILYTAPTAVRAFIKWGDEHVDKHDLSSLRLLGSVGEGINPEAWMWYHKKIGAEKCPIVDTWWQTETGGIMMSPLPGITPTKPGSCTRPLPGVVPSIVDELGNSVDSEHGGKLCISQPWPGMLRGIYGDEERFVEQYWSDVPNKYLTGDNARCDTDGYYWIMGRIDDVINVSGHRLSTIEVESALVSHPDVCEAAVVGRPDDCKGQAIAAFVTSNDRGHDDEFRKELKLHVRKEIGALAQPDDIRFTAALPKTRSGKIMRRLLRDVAAGRELVGDTSTLEDLSSLAKLQEED, encoded by the coding sequence ATGCCCACCGCGTCCGCGTCTGAATCCAGTTCCAACCAACCCGAATCCTCAAATGCGTCGGGATCGATCGATCACGTTTTGGTGGAAGACCGTTTGTTTCACCCGTCGGCCGAGTTCACTGCAAAAGCGGTGATCTCGACGGAGGAACAGTACGAAAAGCTGGCCACCGCCGCTCGCGAAAATCCGGATGAATTTTGGCGAGCCGAAGCACTGGAACATTTGCATTGGTTCGAACCGTTTGACACGGTTTGCGATTGGCAGCCACCACACGCGAAATGGTTCGTCGGTGGCAAGACCAACGCCAGCTACAACTGCGTCGACGCCCACGTGGCAGCGGGACGCGGCGATCGGACGGCGATCATTTGGGAAGGGGAACCCGTTGAGGACGGAAAGCCTCGCGATCAACGCACGCTCACCTTTGCTGAATTGCAAACCGAAGTTGCCAAGTGCGCCGAGGGGCTGACTCAGTTGGGCATTGGTGTTGGCGACGTGGTCAGCATCTACATGCCGATGACTCCGGAGCTGGCCATCGCGATGTTGGCGTGTGCTCGCATCGGTGCCGTTCACTCGGTCATCTTTGCTGGGTTCAGTGCCGCTTCCATCGCGGAACGAAACAATGACGCTTCCGCCAAACTGATGATCACATCGGATGGGCTGTACCGTCGCGGCAAGATTTTGCCACTCAAAGAAACGGTCAACGAAGCACTCGAAAATTCGTCGACCGTTGAGCACTGCTTGGTGCTTCGACGCACCGGTGAAGAAGTGCCGATGCAAGAAGGTCGAGACGTTTGGTGGCACGACGTCGTGGACAGCCAGCCGGGTGAGATGGCAGCGAAGCCGCTCGATAGCGAAACGCCTCTGTTCATCCTTTACACGTCAGGCAGCACCGGAAAACCCAAGGGCATCCTGCACACCACGGCGGGTTACAACTTGTGGGCCAAGCGAACTTTTCAGTGGGTGTTCGACCACCGCGAAGACGACGTGTATTGGTGCACGGCAGATTGCGGATGGATCACCGGTCACAGTTACATTGTGTACGGGCCGTTGTCCGCCGGGGCGACTTGTTTGATGTACGAAGGCGCGCCGAACTTTCCCGCGGAAGATCGGTTCTGGGACATCGTTGAGCGTCACAAGGTCAACATTCTTTACACCGCACCAACCGCTGTTCGAGCCTTCATCAAATGGGGCGACGAACATGTCGACAAGCACGATTTGTCGAGCTTGCGATTGCTGGGCAGCGTCGGCGAAGGCATCAACCCAGAAGCTTGGATGTGGTACCACAAAAAGATCGGTGCTGAGAAATGCCCGATCGTTGACACGTGGTGGCAAACCGAAACGGGCGGCATCATGATGAGCCCGCTGCCGGGGATCACGCCAACCAAACCAGGATCTTGCACGCGGCCGTTGCCAGGAGTTGTGCCGAGCATCGTCGATGAACTCGGCAATTCGGTGGACAGCGAGCACGGCGGAAAGCTTTGCATCTCGCAACCATGGCCCGGAATGTTGCGTGGGATCTACGGCGACGAAGAGCGATTCGTTGAGCAGTATTGGTCGGACGTTCCGAACAAGTACCTGACCGGCGACAACGCTCGCTGCGACACCGACGGGTACTACTGGATCATGGGACGCATCGATGATGTGATCAATGTGTCCGGGCACCGGTTGAGCACGATCGAGGTGGAATCCGCCTTGGTTTCTCACCCCGATGTTTGCGAAGCCGCCGTGGTGGGACGTCCGGATGATTGCAAAGGGCAAGCCATCGCGGCATTTGTCACTTCCAACGACCGCGGTCACGACGATGAATTCCGCAAGGAGCTGAAACTACACGTGCGAAAGGAAATCGGTGCGTTGGCTCAGCCCGACGACATCCGCTTCACCGCCGCACTGCCCAAGACGCGCAGCGGCAAAATCATGCGGCGTTTGCTGCGAGATGTTGCCGCGGGACGCGAATTGGTGGGTGACACATCGACGCTGGAAGACCTTTCCTCGCTCGCGAAATTGCAAGAGGAAGACTAG
- a CDS encoding serine/threonine protein kinase translates to MPGDPKRPDRLNSIGGSSISRSVDGRLADGTNSSETLGNGGPFSSAISAVGAQANAGEISDTSLRTSMQPAPWFTRRRVATGISALVILVIACLAGSILASAIQRATENLVAHSLQSVLAANVHSLEMMFSDLQGESERYAQDENVRQLSLQLLRNDDQPTPYERESIRQNLLSTIPQLIGTVPWLIMDRDGVVLASSLESMIGLRVEYSKVNHERLIGGNSTLAMPQRLPGWENQTAIMVSMSPLMDRNQCFGAFGWVMEADDRFSDLLEITRSGATDESYAIDGRGRMLSTSRFQVQLAEKGFPDNSVLNYEVRDPGSDILAHEAIATPSQALPLTRMADQATRRADGMELEGYRNYRGAMVVGAWKWLPEFDMAVATEIDVAEAYEPATILRRVLILTLAGVVTLSSIALALIAYSRHRALRKQRLAEEDGDGRRIGQYRILELLGVGGMGSVYRGRHEYLRRDVAIKVLEGERLSTRSVARFHREVQLTSTLRHPNTIAIYDFGQCSAATGESQIGNSRIGDEVDPEETFYYVMEYIDGVSLQQLIDYYGPQTPERTVHFLLQICGSISEAHSTGLIHRDIKPANILVSAHGGLWDHIKVLDFGLVKDIGGDSNLTLQEGVTHADSMTGTPLYMAPETIRDPSAASPRADIYSIGSVGYALLTGRPIFEGDSVIDLCLKQLEQNPPRPEDRLQRRLPGDLQDILMRCLDRSASKRFKSVAECTAALESLPEAGRWTQARSVEWWANEFDQAARTQPGQTKNPTVDDAALTR, encoded by the coding sequence ATGCCCGGTGACCCGAAACGTCCTGACAGGCTGAATTCGATCGGCGGGTCGTCGATCAGTCGGTCCGTGGACGGTCGTTTGGCCGACGGAACGAACTCTTCGGAAACTCTCGGGAACGGCGGGCCGTTTTCATCTGCGATCTCCGCGGTTGGTGCTCAGGCGAATGCCGGCGAAATCTCAGATACCAGTTTGCGGACTTCGATGCAGCCGGCCCCCTGGTTCACTCGACGGCGGGTCGCGACTGGGATTTCCGCCCTGGTGATTTTGGTGATCGCCTGTCTGGCTGGGTCCATTTTGGCTTCCGCGATTCAGCGTGCGACCGAGAACCTGGTCGCTCACTCGTTGCAGTCCGTTTTGGCGGCCAACGTGCATTCCCTGGAGATGATGTTCTCCGATTTGCAGGGGGAATCGGAACGTTACGCTCAGGACGAAAACGTTCGCCAACTCAGTTTGCAATTGCTACGCAACGACGACCAGCCAACCCCGTACGAACGCGAGTCGATTCGGCAGAATTTGTTGTCGACCATTCCGCAACTGATCGGAACCGTTCCGTGGCTGATCATGGATCGCGATGGCGTCGTCTTGGCGAGCAGTCTCGAGTCGATGATCGGATTGAGGGTCGAGTATTCGAAGGTCAATCACGAACGATTGATTGGCGGGAACTCGACGCTGGCGATGCCACAACGTTTGCCGGGTTGGGAGAATCAAACTGCGATCATGGTCTCGATGTCGCCGCTGATGGACCGAAACCAATGCTTTGGTGCGTTTGGATGGGTGATGGAAGCGGACGATCGTTTCAGTGATCTGTTGGAAATCACACGGTCGGGTGCAACGGACGAGTCCTACGCGATCGACGGTCGCGGACGGATGTTGTCGACCAGCCGTTTCCAAGTCCAGTTGGCCGAGAAAGGATTCCCGGACAACAGTGTGCTGAACTACGAGGTGCGAGATCCGGGATCGGATATTTTGGCTCACGAGGCGATTGCGACTCCATCCCAAGCGTTGCCTTTGACTCGGATGGCCGATCAAGCGACCCGGCGTGCCGATGGAATGGAATTGGAAGGCTACCGGAACTACCGGGGTGCGATGGTCGTGGGGGCTTGGAAGTGGTTGCCTGAATTTGACATGGCGGTCGCGACTGAGATCGACGTGGCGGAGGCTTATGAGCCAGCAACCATCCTACGACGAGTTTTGATTCTGACACTCGCCGGCGTTGTCACGTTATCAAGCATCGCCTTGGCGCTGATCGCATATTCGAGACACCGTGCCCTTCGCAAACAGCGTCTGGCGGAAGAAGACGGTGATGGTCGACGGATCGGTCAGTATCGGATTCTCGAATTGCTGGGCGTGGGAGGCATGGGATCGGTTTACCGCGGAAGGCACGAGTATCTGCGACGCGACGTCGCGATCAAGGTGCTCGAGGGCGAGCGTTTGTCGACGCGATCGGTGGCTCGGTTCCATCGCGAAGTTCAGTTGACGTCGACGCTGCGTCACCCGAACACGATCGCGATTTACGACTTTGGTCAGTGCAGTGCGGCAACGGGCGAATCCCAAATTGGCAATTCGCGAATCGGTGACGAAGTCGATCCCGAAGAAACGTTTTACTACGTGATGGAATACATTGATGGGGTCTCGCTTCAACAGTTGATCGATTACTACGGGCCTCAAACTCCCGAGCGGACTGTTCACTTTTTATTGCAGATTTGCGGTTCGATCTCAGAGGCTCACAGTACCGGTTTGATTCATCGCGACATCAAGCCGGCGAACATTTTAGTGAGCGCCCACGGTGGGCTTTGGGACCACATCAAAGTGCTGGACTTTGGATTGGTCAAAGACATCGGTGGCGATTCGAATTTGACGCTGCAGGAAGGCGTGACCCATGCGGATTCGATGACCGGCACGCCGCTCTACATGGCCCCCGAAACAATTCGCGATCCGTCCGCCGCGTCGCCTCGCGCGGACATTTATTCGATCGGATCGGTCGGCTACGCGTTGCTGACCGGACGTCCGATCTTTGAAGGTGATTCGGTGATCGATCTGTGTTTGAAACAGCTCGAGCAAAACCCACCGCGTCCTGAGGATCGGTTGCAACGTCGATTGCCCGGAGACCTGCAGGACATTTTGATGCGGTGCCTGGATCGTTCCGCGTCGAAGCGATTCAAATCCGTGGCGGAATGCACCGCGGCGCTCGAGTCTCTGCCAGAAGCCGGCCGATGGACTCAGGCGAGGTCGGTCGAATGGTGGGCCAACGAATTCGATCAGGCGGCGAGAACGCAGCCGGGGCAAACCAAGAATCCAACCGTTGACGACGCTGCGTTGACGCGATGA
- a CDS encoding D-alanine--D-alanine ligase family protein — translation MSKLRVLVLVREGNVPPDSLDGFTDKESDPWKAEYDVCETLRGLGHEVLPLGIFDDLAPIRAALQNFQPDITYMLLEEFYGVVTYDFAVISYLELMQQPYSGCNPRGLMLSKDKALSKKLLMYHRIPTPRFAVFPNGRAVRRPKKLEFPLFVKSTIEDASFGIAQASIVHTDETLAERVTFLHEKTGGDVIVEQYIEGRELYVGVMGNTRLVTFPAWEMDFGKMPDESARIATSRVKWDRKYQEKHDITCHAAEGLTELQQKHIGKLCKRVYRALHMSGYARMDLRMTPSGEVYVIEANANPNIEYGEDFAESAEAAGIPYESLIQRILNLGLSYRAAWMG, via the coding sequence ATGAGCAAGCTGCGCGTGCTGGTGTTGGTCCGCGAAGGCAACGTTCCTCCTGATTCGCTGGATGGTTTCACCGACAAAGAATCCGATCCCTGGAAGGCCGAATACGACGTGTGCGAGACCCTCCGTGGACTCGGTCACGAGGTGCTGCCGCTGGGAATTTTTGACGACTTGGCACCCATTCGTGCCGCTCTGCAAAACTTCCAGCCCGACATCACCTACATGTTGCTGGAAGAGTTCTACGGCGTGGTCACCTACGACTTCGCCGTGATCAGCTACCTCGAGCTGATGCAGCAACCTTACAGCGGTTGCAACCCACGTGGATTGATGCTCAGCAAAGACAAAGCCTTGTCGAAAAAGCTGCTGATGTATCACCGCATCCCGACGCCACGTTTCGCCGTGTTCCCAAACGGTCGCGCGGTGCGTCGACCGAAGAAGCTGGAATTCCCGCTGTTCGTGAAATCGACGATCGAGGACGCTTCCTTCGGGATCGCTCAAGCCTCGATCGTGCACACCGATGAAACTCTCGCCGAACGAGTCACGTTCCTGCATGAGAAAACTGGCGGCGACGTGATCGTCGAGCAATACATCGAGGGCCGCGAATTGTATGTCGGCGTGATGGGAAACACACGGCTGGTCACGTTCCCAGCCTGGGAAATGGACTTTGGCAAAATGCCCGACGAGTCTGCTCGAATCGCCACCAGTCGCGTGAAGTGGGACCGCAAATACCAAGAGAAACACGACATCACCTGCCACGCGGCCGAAGGTTTGACGGAACTGCAGCAAAAACACATCGGCAAGCTTTGCAAACGCGTTTACCGGGCTCTCCACATGAGCGGCTACGCTCGCATGGACTTGCGGATGACACCCTCGGGTGAGGTCTACGTGATCGAAGCCAACGCGAACCCCAACATCGAATACGGGGAAGACTTCGCTGAGTCCGCCGAGGCCGCGGGCATCCCGTATGAATCGCTGATCCAACGAATCCTCAATCTTGGTCTCAGCTACCGAGCCGCCTGGATGGGGTGA